The following DNA comes from Candidatus Binatia bacterium.
AGCCCTTCGAAGCGCCCGCAGACCACATGGACCTCGGATCTTCCCCGAAACGCTTCTTCCCAGGCTGCGCACAACTCGGGCTTGGGATCCACGAGGACCAGCTCGAAGCCCAAACCATCGCTCACGGAATCCGGACCACTCTCCCCGACTGCGGGGCTTCGTCCGATGTGACGCGCCAGTAGTAGACGCCGGCCGGCGCGCGGCCGCCGTTCGCGTCGGTGCCGTCCCACTCCACCCGCTGCGCGCCCGCGGGGCGCCAGGAGGAGGGGAGGCGCTTCACCAGCGAGCCGCGCGCGTCGAACACCAGGACCTCCGCCTTTCCGGAGTGCGCGAGCGCGAAGCGGATGGCCGTCCCCGTCGAGAACGGATTGGGAGCGCTGAACGCGCGCGGGGCGCCGCTCGCCTGGGTCGTCGCGACCGCCGCGGCGCCGGTCCACCATCCGATGTCCGCGAACAGGTACTGGTTCAGGTCGGGGCTGTCGGTGAGGCCGGAGTTGATGAAGGGTTCCTCGAGAAGGTCCGGCGTCGCCGAGACGTCGAAGTGCGACACCGACGATCCCGACTCGAGCGGGTTCGGCGCGTAGAGCTTCACCCTCCCCTGCGTGTCGGTGCCCGCGAGGTGGGCGGCGTCGACGCCGATGGTCGCGATGACGCCGACCCCGAGCTGTCCCTTGATCGCGGTCGCATCGGCCTGCGTGATGCTCACGACGGGAATCGTGACGCTCGGATCCGACCCGGTCATCCCGGGGGGCGCTCCGGCCACGTTGTTGCCGATGATGACGGCGATCGCGCCGGCCGCCTGCGCCGCCGCGGCCTTGGACACGAAGGTGCACGTCCCGCGATCGATCAGCGCGATCTTCCCGGCGATCTGCGCCCCGTTCACGATCGGCTCGCAGGCGTCGCTCGTCGTGCCCACCCCGTCGTTCACCAGCACGACCTGACCCTGGAGGGGCGGGTTGGGAGGCGGGGAGCCGAAATCGGCGGTTCCGTAATCCTTCTCTCCGGCGATCGCGGCCGGCGAGTCGATCCGCACGATGGCCGCCGGCCCCAGGAACAGGTGGGCCGCGTTGGTCACGAAGGAGCCGTCCCAGACGAGGTTCCCGGTGTTGAGCGCCGAATTCGAGCGCTGGTTGCTGGTCATCTGGTCCCAGTG
Coding sequences within:
- a CDS encoding PA domain-containing protein, coding for MTRTGRLSILGAAAAAILLLGAPLAEAGSFVLINLDGAGEGFNDPTPAAPIGGNPGTTLGQQRLNVFQTAGKIWGAYLPDNVTIRVEARFDPLTPCDSVSGVLGSAGAVTLASDFAGAPLANTWYPIALANKLAGTDLATTLSDITAHFNSSVDNSTCLGNSGWYYGYDHNEGNDIDLLAVVLHELSHGLGFQTFTNLSTGGFQNGKPDVYTRHLFDRTLNEHWDQMTSNQRSNSALNTGNLVWDGSFVTNAAHLFLGPAAIVRIDSPAAIAGEKDYGTADFGSPPPNPPLQGQVVLVNDGVGTTSDACEPIVNGAQIAGKIALIDRGTCTFVSKAAAAQAAGAIAVIIGNNVAGAPPGMTGSDPSVTIPVVSITQADATAIKGQLGVGVIATIGVDAAHLAGTDTQGRVKLYAPNPLESGSSVSHFDVSATPDLLEEPFINSGLTDSPDLNQYLFADIGWWTGAAAVATTQASGAPRAFSAPNPFSTGTAIRFALAHSGKAEVLVFDARGSLVKRLPSSWRPAGAQRVEWDGTDANGGRAPAGVYYWRVTSDEAPQSGRVVRIP